The Primulina tabacum isolate GXHZ01 chromosome 10, ASM2559414v2, whole genome shotgun sequence region TAAGTTTGGCCACCACCCCTGGATTGCACCAAATGACACTCTCCCGACCAGGCATTAATATCTGGTCAGTTCTCTCAACCTGACCCAAATTCGTGAATGAACACCGATACATGGAGTCTTTCCCGTCAAGCGAAAACCGAGGATACTGATCCAGGGCGTTTCTCGCGCTTCTCAGGATATCGGAGCTGTTTACACACGACATTCTATGCTGAACTACGACTTCCCCGTCGTTGAGTACCTTTGATCTTCTAGCCATTCTCTCCTCCATCTCTAACTTCAATATCATCTCCTCCAGCGTCGGATGGCTCTCCCGAGACGACGGAGAGTTAACAAGTACTGGTTGTGCCACCAACGCATGACGATCGGCTGCTTTGCTCTGGTCTAGTGTAGAGGTTGAGATGTCACTGTTGCAAAAGTTTCTGAACCCCTTTTTCATCTTTGCACCAAGAGCATTCTTGAGCAGAAACAGAGAGAAGTCCTTCATTTCTTTTCGTGATTTATAGCTCAACTGTGGATTTTGCTAACCAGGTTGACGAACATATGATATGTAGTTTGCCCTGAATATATATAAATCGAACAGCGGTGAGAGTTTTTATGACATATATGTTTCATTCTTTAAAACTACTCACATGATGAATGAGAAGATTTCACGAGAGCTCCATGCCTTTAAATGAAAAGTCACAAAGAATTTTCGGCTTTGGAGGTTCATCTGCTCAAGTTTGTTGGATACTCTTTTAATGAGTATTAAactccaaattttcaaatttctaaTTTCCATTCACTCTGAAAATGATTTtggtcaaaaaaatatatatttaacatttcttaaatttttacCCTTTTTTCCATGACGATAGAACTTATAACAACTATCTTTGGATACTCACCAGAAAAATCACATTGGCTAACACAGttatataaaaaatacaaagaaggaagagaaaaaaaaaaagaaccgtTACATGATTAAATCTCAAAATCTTGGTCAGACAAATgtaatttttggaaaacttcTCTAAAATACACAAcagtctatatatatatatatatatatatatatatatatagatatgtcAGCATTAATTGTGCAATGGCATGGCATTTAGTATTgacattaattaattcaactaaaGCTGATGAGAGTTGTGAGAAATTAATTTTTCACGCAATTTGAATGTACATTGGCCATTTCCAATTTTAAAATGCATATCAGTGCCTGTCAGCCTTTTCTTTATGAGGATGTAAATGAACTAAGTCGTTTGTGAGCTACTTAGAGCTCGGctcgataaaaatcttgttCGAGATCGTTCGTTAAGTTTACctagccgagctcgagcttcaCGATGTTCGGTTCGTAAGCTATTGAGCATGTTCATGAGCTCGGGCTCGGCTAGTTTTTGGGGCTAGTTTGTCAGGTAATGAGTTTTTGTCTCACATTGCTATTTTAGTGAAATGTAAGATATTGAAATGTTATAAATGAGAAGGATATCTCTTAATTCATCATATCTTAGTTGGCCTTTGGCTAAAATTGCTCTATGAGCTCtaaaaagagtttatttaaCAAGCTCAAAAATGAGCATGTTTAACAAGATCGAAAACGAGTTCGCTTAAGTAGTCGAGCTCGAGCTAGAGTTAAGATCattaaacatgataaacgagtTATTAACGAACCGAGCCCGAGTTATTCGCAAGCTCATTAATTTTcaaacgagtcgagctcgagcttaataataaaatctcgaatcgagctcgagctcgagctcgagcctaTGTATATCCTAAACTAGCAAAGCTCGAACCTGATAGTGTTCTGTTCGATTCGTCTACATCCCTACCCTTTTCTCAAATTGCCAGTGTAGTGGTTATCTCATGATCTtgaagaaatttaaattttgatgtgtaatttttctaaaaataaagaataacaAACTACACAATGGAGCCACCATAATCCAATGGTTTGCTGTACGTCCGGAGAAGTTATCCCGGCGTAGTATAGAATATTTTACTGATATCATCATAACAGAAGAAAATAAGAGATTTCGAGTTTTTATCAGATGACACCCAAATTTGAGCCGAGGGAAAAAGCTAGAAGGCAAATCTTGTAAATTGTATCCTTAAAACAGATAAGaagttttaatttttctaaaaaaattgtttcaatCCCCTGAGGTTTTTCTCCAGTCCAATCCGCTCTTATAAATTTTCTGGCTCCGTCTCTCTATATACATGCATAATTTGCTTGGATCTTGATTTTTTGTAACAAAGGTTGCATACTTTGAATTCGTACAATTTCCAATGTTTATATATTGTGGATACAATGAATgtaaagattgcatatacatcAGGCTTACTTATAACTCAAATTTTTCACCTTTTAAGTATAGTATGTTTTTCGCAAAATATTAGTCTATATATAAGTTACGCATTCTCGTGCAATACTCGTGCGACTATTAACTTTCAAACATTGAACAAATTATCCTTATGtcatgtttatttaaaatttaatttatttaaggtGTGAGGGGGAGAAAACATTGAGGGGtgatacataattttttttaaagaaaaattgcacataattcaaatttatttaagatgGGGAAGGGAGAAACCTTGGGGATGATACATAGGTTTCATAgaaaaaattacacaaaaattttaaattatttagggCAGTGAGGGTGGAAAGCCTCGAGGGATTATAATAATTCTTTTTTAGGAAAAATTCTACGCAGAATTTCAATTTTATTCAGGTGGAGAGGGGGGAAAGCCTTGTCGTGATGCataggggtgggaaaaaatatcGAAATACCGAAATACCAAAAAATCGTACCGAAATTACCGAAAAAATCGATATTCCGAAAATTTCGATACCGTACCgattatttttttttcggtaccgaaataccgaaaataatttattttttttaaaaaaaattaagttcgatataccgacaaaattttcggtgtcggtACGGTATCCGgaatgaatttttttcatatcgAAAATTCGGTATGCCGAATGTGCGGTATACCAAATTTTCGGTATCGATATGGAAAATTCCATGCCGATATTACTGGTACCGTAGTTCGGTACAGTATACCGTACCGTACCGACCCCTAGTGATGCATAGGTTTTTTCAGAATTATTATACATAAATTTTCAGATTTATTTAAGATGGgtaactaaaagaaaaattatttctGATTTTACTCTTGATGTATTTTTATTCCCCAAATATATATGATATACATCAATATGGAGCTAATGTCTCAAATTTGAGATCAAATATCAAGTTCGAAACTCGATTATAACAGATCCCTTCTCTGACTAAAAATAACAAGTATTTCTTACTGACGTAATTTACATTTCTTACTGACGTAATTTACAAGTTATTGTATTAGTTCGAAAGTTTATCCAATACACAACGAAAGATATTAATTACATGTTCCTGCATCAAAAAAAGTGTTAATAAAGATTTTGATGCAAAACAGGACGCCTTTTTCAAAATATCCCATGGTAATTTATTCCTCTAGAAAAAGACTTTAAATACTATAAAAGATTAAACTTGCATCATCTTCATCatcaacaatatttttttattataattcaTGACCGAAACAGGAGTGCTTCATAGAAATCACCTAATACTAGTACACTGATATGATAACGGAATATTGAAATCATATACTATAATCTGACCATTCGGATATAAATGATGTATGATCCATAGACTCCCCAGGCGTCTCCTCGTGCTTTGTCGGCTGCTCTTTCCCTCCCACCAGTCTCGCCGGATTTCCCACTGCTGTCGTCCTTGGAGGGACATCTCTCAAAACCATTGATCCTGCGCCAATCTTGGCGCCCTCCCCGATATTCACATTACCCAATATCGTTGCCCCGGCACCAATCAGAACCCCGTCACCAATCTTGGGATGCCTGTCTCCACCAAAATTTCCAGTTCCACCTAGCGTCACATGGTGAAGAATGGATACATTGTTTCCAATCACAGCAGTCTCCCCGACTACCACTCCAGTTGCATGATCAAAAAGGATGCCTTTTCCGATTTTGGCAGCTGGGTGGATATCAACTGCAAAGACGTCCGAAATGCGGGATTGAAGTGCGAGGGCCAAAGGCTTTCGGGATTGGGACCAGAGCTTGTGAGCCACTCGGTGAGCCTGAGAGTGTAAATACGATGACTTCATTTCTAATATTCAGCAGAAAACGAGACACCAAGAGGGCAGTAAAAATAGAAATGGACAAATGTAGCAAGTAaaagattcaaattttcaatcagAAAAACAGCCATCGTAATTTGAGTTCAGGCATAATATATTGATTAAATACATAAGACGAACTTTATTTCCCCAGCATCAAAACTCGAAATCTTATTTACTTCATTTATCCTGCAAAATGTTAATCTCTCTTTCAAATCAAAACCCAAAAGAATACCATTTTATGTAATGTGCAAAGAATTATCCATGACAAGTGACATAAACTCCTAATGGTCCATATGATTCATTCATCCTTAAAAGCATGCTTGGTCCGTCAAGCTAAACCTCCCAAAATATTAGTCCTCCAGGTTGTTCACTACGTTTACGGTTTTGCAAGCGGTTATCCCACCAACGACAAATATTCAAGGGGTAAAAACTGACTCATCGATAATGCATTTAACCAACAAAATATGGGATAATTGTGAATTCAGCCATCAGAATAATTTTCATTCCCCGCTTAATTTTCTGCACGTGGCCTTGCGTGTAAGACATGCGGAGAAATATGTGATCATTTTTAAGTAGCACATCGCAGATACAAAGGGAATGAAGTGGCTCGAAGTATAAAGGTTGCAGCTTATCACAGATATTAGCATCAAGTTATGGGATCAACATTCTGTTCAACAAGTTTCAAGTGGACACAGTTTGTGTGTCGATTAATCATATACACTAACTGATGCAAACACTTCAAGCTGGTTTACAAGCTTCTTAAGCCGGTTCAAATATTACTATATTCACATCCAAAATTATCAAACTCTAACCAATCACAAACATGATCAAAAGTTTTTCGAGTTGAACTCCGCAGCTCGAGCTTGAAATTTGAACTCAAACTCGAGACTTCAAAATTTGCTGATATTCAGCCTGAAGATACTAAAATTTTTACGTATATTTGACGCATTGACGCCTAATACATGGAGAAAGATATCCACCAAATGAACAATTAAAGAGCATAATCAATGACTGAAAAAGGGGGAAAAACTTACACTTTAAACCAATTCTAAAATGAAACAAAAAATGGTGAAATATCAAACTATGAAAATCTTTCCTGGAGAATGGAAACTTTTATGCTTTAGCAGCTACACCAAAATTTTCTTGGAGTTGTCAGCTCTCAGTATGAACAACTAAAACACACATTATATGAACagtcaaataaaaaattgagtTAAAAAAGATTTCAAGAGCTCTAAATTCCTAATCCCTTGCAAAAATTTTAGAGGCAAGCTTGAAATGCCAAAATAGCAATTATAAAaacgaaaaaaataaaaattatacctGGCAAGCGAGGAATCCCTTATAATTAAGAAGGCAGTGAGAGAAAGAAACGCATGCGGGGTCGCGGAAACGGGCGGCGCGTAGGTCGGCGACACTGGCGGAGCGGAGGGTAGCGTCGTTGGAGAAGATATCAAGGAAAAGATCATAGAGAAGAGTCGAGAGAAGAGTGGAGCAGCAAAGCTTGTTTCCCAAGTGAAAGGAGAGGGACCGCTCCAAGGAGGAGTGAGATAGAATGGTGGAATAGAGGTAGCTGGCTAGAGCTGGCTCGGCTTCGGCGTCGCAACGAGCCTCGGCTTTGATCTGGTTCCAAACCCACGCCTCCTCCTCCGCCGACCCCTGCAGCGGGGGTGGCGGCGAAGGGTGGAGGAGCTCTCCCGCTGGCATCGGGGAAGTCGGTGTCGTTTTGAGGACCCGGTGGCCGTGTATTCCTCTTCTGCTTTCTGTTAACAGCGTGAGAGGATAATTAGTACAACTAGCATGGGTTGGTTACTGCTATCCaagtatttttttataattaaattgatttgataaaaacttgtgtgaggtGATTTCgcggatcatattttgtgagacgaatctcttattttggtcatccatgaaaaaaatattatttttttatgctaagaatattactttttattttgaatatcgatagagttgacccgtatcagattcgtgataccgtctcacaagatacctaatcaattgatttatattaaaaaaatcatatccataataaaaaaaactaaaatgaaATTCGAAATAATAAActaaaaaaaagtaaataagAGGATTGGTAGTGTAAGGAATAAAACTATGATATGTTGTAAAAAGAAAACTATACCCACTGGCATGCACAATCTTTGaattaaaaattgaaattttattagtatataataaaatataaaaagagTGCATAACACCAAATCTTTTGCCTTTGTTAGGAGgaaatttaatatatggtaaGAGAtattatacatacatatatatatatgtgtatatatcgGTTGGATCtcctttattatttttgtaagtTAGTCTTTTTTTATGTGACACCTATGTGTAGCATGTGGCGGCTCCAACAAAGTGTTGATGCGTGTTAATCAAGTCAAACGTTGAAAAATACATgaatattaatattgatattgaaCATTATATATGGGGtaaacttttcaaaaatctctaaaagtaaactaaaatatttttccagTCCTCGTGTcagaataaattgattttaaCTCCTTGACCCATTTTAATATATGTTTAAGGTCTCTAATTCGCATGAAGTTATATTGTTGTCTTTGTTATTTTTCCAAAACCGTTAAAGACCCTCttgtatttgtttttttttttatgcttCCCTCTTGTATTTGTTAAAGAGCTTCCCGACATTACTCCTCCTGAGTCCCAAGAATCCGAAGAAGAGTATAGAACCGAAGGAGAGAAGAACGAGTAAATCACCACAAAAAAAGATAGTGAAGAAAGTTGTGAAAGAGAAAAGATCAAGAACGCGGAAATCAGGTTTGTATATTTCTGTATGTTTTAAATTGAACCCTCTTGTTATGATGTTGCTATTTTGTTTTGTAATATTTTTCTTGTTCGGACAGCGAATGCTTTAAATTTTTTCTCATTGATTAGGAACATTTATCCCCAATTTGTAGGGTTTCTTTTTTCATATTGTTATCAAGTTGGTTTTTTAGTTGTATTGCATTATTTTTGAATATTACAGATGAAGTTTATAAATCAGGTTAAAAAGTGTTGGCTTTATGAACCAATTATCTCCACTGACCACGTTTTTGTTATGCTAATAGTAATGTGATTGATACTTGATCGACTCTCTTTATTTGTATTTATATTTAACCTAGAttctttgtaaaaaaaaaattcacgttctgatatataaatatatatatacacatcagagatagatttcatatctttttctcattttctaaTGTAGAGTTTGATGTTGAGAAGATTGTTAAATATGGTAATCAgcaaaagaatgaaaatgaaTTATGTTCAAAGCTACTTTCACATTGTTCCCCCCATTTCTTTAAATCCGTGAAGAGAAAACTGAAGCCTGTCTTAGGTGAGCAACAAATTGGTCGGATAAAAGATACGTCGTTTGCGAAATGGATTGATATCCATGTCCTTGCGATAAGTAGTTCGAGAATTGATTATGTTCTCAATAGATTTCAGTTTGATTCATTCTCGTTAGTTGTTGGTGAAGATATCTCAATACCTTTTAGTTCAACGGATTTCTCTCTTATTCTCGGGCTGCGTCATGTTGGAAAATCTGTTGATTTGGACCTGAAAGTGGATTCCAATTTTTTGTCTCGTCAATTTGAAGGAAAAGTGACTAATGCCAAACGTgcagatatttttaaaaaaataatttcgcTTGCTGCCAATGATGATAACAGTGAAGTCGATgatttttttcgtttttttatCTTGTTTGTTTTCAACTGCATAATATTCCCAACTTGTAATTATTCAACCCTTGGTTTTATTTTCCCTTATCTCGATGACCTTTTGACTTTTTTCGAGTATGCTTGGGGAGATGCTGCCTTCCGATTTTTGTGCCGAGGTTGACGTGACGTCGGAAGTAAAACTTATTTAGACGGAAGCACTATTGGTTTAATTGATAGTattgtgttttatttttattaaaaaaaatttctcaataATTTTCAGATTTTCTTATTTGTTTTAGGCATGGGTATATGAGAGGGTTCCAGTATTAGGAGTGTGCACCGGTTTACATGTTTTTCCTCGGTTGTTTCGATGGGTGGAAAGCAAGATTCCATTTAAGTTTGTTGAAGCTAAATCACTCTTGAATTCCATAAATTCAATCCAAGTTGGTCTTATTTCATCCGAGTTCATTTTAAGTAATCTCGCTCTGTAAATATAATGACATGTGTCCAACTGATAAATTTCTTAGACAGATTGAAAATGAAAAATCGGTTTTAATAATCAAGATTAAAGCGATCAAGGTACTGAATTAACTAAAAAATACCTTAGATGAGTATTTATCAGAACAAATAATTCCAGAGCAAGAACTCGTCGGTAATCAAAATGCAATGTTTAAGTTGTTGATGATGGcatgtctatgtttatgtaagtatgttcaaagtttgAGTATGTATGTGCTACTTTAAAAATGTgtgttaatttattatatattacttgctattctcaatttatgcatgttgagtctttagactcactagacttgatcgatacaagtgaggacgagtatgaggaggcgagaggttttgatttatttatttatttaatgtaaaaaaataaatattttttattgttattatttataatatggTATCAAactattttgaaataagaaatttcAATGTGTGTCACATAAATGTGGATGAACTGAcagaaattgttttttttttttgtactgGTGAACAGGTTCTAACAATGCACCATTTTCCGAGGAGACGGAGTTGTTGGACATAAACCATGCAATTAAGCTGGAAAATGGTAAATCTGAAGTGAGAAAAtttgtaaaaattttaaaaaaacaaatggaTGAACTGAAAATATTGAAAAGGAAATATGTTGAATTAGAGCGAGAATGTATTTTACATGTTGCCAGAAGATCATTGGTTTCTAAGAAGAAtgatgagattattgatttaaaGTTGGAGGATGTTGAGCAGAGTGATAAAGCATTGGATGTTGACTGTACGCATAATGTATGCATGGATGAATTGAAGATGTTAAAAAGCAGATGTGTTGAATTAGAGCGagaaaatattttgcttgtatCCAAAAGAGAATATATTTCCGAGAAGAATGATGAGATTATTGAGGAAAAGTTGGAGGAGGCTAGGCAGATTGATAAAAAAATAGGCTGCTGAGTCTGCAAAAAATGTATCTgataattttgataatattgtTGATGTCATGTTGAAGAATGTTGTTGCTGATTTGCATAAAGAAAACCATGAACTGAGGGCAGCTGATTCTAGGAATTATTCAGGTAATAAAGAGAATAACGAAGTGAAAAGAACTGATTCTGGAAATCATTCAGCTGATAATATTACAATTGGACCTAATGCAAATTTGATGGTGCATAATGTTGGTGTTGATTTCATAATAGAAAACAACAAAGTATTAGGCCCTGAATTTGCAATCGCTTCATTTGATGAAAACAATTATGTGTTTGGTTGAAATAGCGGGAGTGGAACAGATGACGATGATGAGAATGATGCTGGCAGTGGCATTGGTACTTCAGAAATGCCAAAGATCACCCTTTTTCAATCTTCAATTGTAAATACCGTGAGGACTAGGGGTGATCGTGTGTAAAAGAAAAAACTCACGAGTTTTGTGACTTCACCCAGCTCTACACCA contains the following coding sequences:
- the LOC142505743 gene encoding serine acetyltransferase 5-like, producing the protein MPAGELLHPSPPPPLQGSAEEEAWVWNQIKAEARCDAEAEPALASYLYSTILSHSSLERSLSFHLGNKLCCSTLLSTLLYDLFLDIFSNDATLRSASVADLRAARFRDPACVSFSHCLLNYKGFLACQAHRVAHKLWSQSRKPLALALQSRISDVFAVDIHPAAKIGKGILFDHATGVVVGETAVIGNNVSILHHVTLGGTGNFGGDRHPKIGDGVLIGAGATILGNVNIGEGAKIGAGSMVLRDVPPRTTAVGNPARLVGGKEQPTKHEETPGESMDHTSFISEWSDYSI
- the LOC142505539 gene encoding uncharacterized protein LOC142505539 translates to MKDFSLFLLKNALGAKMKKGFRNFCNSDISTSTLDQSKAADRHALVAQPVLVNSPSSRESHPTLEEMILKLEMEERMARRSKVLNDGEVVVQHRMSCVNSSDILRSARNALDQYPRFSLDGKDSMYRCSFTNLGQVERTDQILMPGRESVIWCNPGVVAKLMGLDAIPVPVNTRNIIRRERLISAMLKRQKLKRMAAHGHQISSRKHEYLEIEKETRDGFRFR